The Brachionichthys hirsutus isolate HB-005 chromosome 11, CSIRO-AGI_Bhir_v1, whole genome shotgun sequence genome includes a window with the following:
- the zgc:152863 gene encoding LOW QUALITY PROTEIN: sushi domain-containing protein 6 (The sequence of the model RefSeq protein was modified relative to this genomic sequence to represent the inferred CDS: inserted 2 bases in 1 codon; deleted 1 base in 1 codon) — protein sequence MSGSVPCPWPCGRVRLVCGLLAAPHKEADTRHALKLLRLSPDCSHPLLAEHGGFRCDPSPCRGFPQRSAVWFFCEPGYRISNKVRVSRCRHGRRGPRPPAPACIPVKEGPNVNSEDGARDSMTSVATTAVGVSIFLPTTTACLVVKSRLYPCQSHSRRSSDQLDLRVDGLPVCLPSYEEAXGPAAPHLPRTCPAPGPTQLLLAQEAPSCHQSSQSSPGSPAAALRGASDVPLRSRAETRGPLR from the exons ATGTCTGGCTCGGTTCCGTGTCCATGGCCGTGTGGACGCGTCCGTCTGGTCTGTggcctcctcgccgctcctcacA aggaggctgacACGCGCCACGCCTTAAAGCTGCTGCGTTTGTCCCCAGACTGCTCGCACCCCCTGCTGGCGGAACACGGAGGCTTCCGCTGCGACCCCTCCCCGTGTCGAGGATTCCCCCAGAGGAGCGCCGTTTGGTTCTTCTGCGAGCCCGGATACCGCATCAGCAACAAGGTCCGTGTCTCCAGGTGTCGCCACGGGAGGCgg ggcccccggcccccggcccccgcctGCATCCCTGTCAAAG aGGGCCCAAACGTAAACTCTGAGGACGGAGCGAGGGACTCGATGACCAGCGTGGCGACCACGGCGGTGGGCGTGTCCATCTTCCTGCCGACGACCACGGCTTGCCTGGTAGTCAAGTCCCGCCTCTACCCCTGTCAATCACACAG CCGCCGCTCCTCCGACCAGCTGGACCTGAGGGTGGacggacttcctgtctgtctcccgtCCTATGAGGAGGC GGGGCCAGCGGCTCCCCACCTGCCCCGCACCTGCCCCGCACCTGGACCCACCCAGCTGCTATTGGCCCAGGAGGCTCCCAGCTGCCACCAATCGTCTCAGTCCAGCCCTGGCAGCCCCGCCGCCGCCTTACGAGGAGCTTCAGACGTCCCGCTCCGGAGCCGGGCGGAGACACGGGGACCTCTCAGATGA
- the hif1al gene encoding hypoxia inducible factor 1 subunit alpha, like — protein MEEKKDEVSVKRSSSEQRKLRSRDAARHRRGQETEVFYELASTLPLPRRVSTHLDKSAIMRVSLSFLRMHRLLRATGQTQKDESEEEEEEDPMDSFYPQVLSGFIMVLTEEGDVIYLTENVSSYIGVTQLKLLGQSLFDFIHPCDQEELSDLLSPRTGASKKLLKQRSERNFFLRMRSTLTSRGRTVNIKSASWKLLHCTGHMRPFGGGSGAPPAPRVMTLLCEPIPHPSGVELPLDSRTFLTRHSMDLRFTHCEGRVTELVGYTPEDLIGRSAFKFHHALDSDHISKSLHTLLSKGQVSTSRYRFLARRGGFVWAETQGTVLYSSKTSQPEAIVCLNFILSAVEQPDVVFSTEQIHCRRAERRTPAPAPEGRGAAGVCDADADQADDDAGLGPSGDAEVLFKLKEQEEVPQFAPEAGDVVATADLSGELSFFGLSSPDAVPDRPQDMCTPRLLRLLSAIFSSATPASSSSSSPHPHPSSACEEETKGKSLKDEVDLEMLAPYISMDDDFQLTFLSSLPEKPSSSSSEPSTATQAVTGSRKRNGDLDEVMSRLLKRQKQDASSVEEELLLNHMLGRPDETDQSDYVMAPGLAGLSQLLTDRDPLFGGTQGVCDAAVLMEDLFVPRPPGPLAPLSPLS, from the exons atggaggagaagaaggacgaGGTGTCCGTCAAGCG gtccagtTCGGAGCAGAGGAAGCTGCGTTCCCGTGACGCGGCCAGACACCGGCGGGGTCAGGAGACGGAGGTCTTTTATGAGCTCGCTAGCACGCTGCCACTCCCCCGTCGGGTCTCCACCCACCTGGACAAATCTGCCATCATGAGAGTGTCCCTCAGCTTCCTGAGGATGCACCGCCTCCTCCGAGCCA caggtcAAACTCAGAAAGATgagtctgaagaggaggaggaggaagatccgATGGACTCTTTCTATCCTCAGGTGCTGTCTGGCTTCATCATGGTTCTGACCGAAGAGGGAGACGTGATTTACCTGACTGAAAATGTCAGCAGCTACATCGGCGTCACGCAG TTGAAGCTTCTGGGTCAGAGTCTGTTTGACTTCATTCATCCCTGCGATCAGGAGGAGCTCAGTGACCTGCTGTCTCCACGCACAG gtgcaAGTAAGAAACTGCTGAAACAGCGGAGCGAGAGGAACTTCTTCCTGCGAATGAGGAGCAccctgaccagcagggggcgcactGTCAACATCAAGTCTGCCTCCTGGAAG cttctccactGCACAGGCCACATGCGTCCATTTGGCGGGGGCTCCGGGGCTCCCCCTGCACCCAGAGTGATGACTCTGCTGTGTGAGCCCATCCCCCATCCTTCCGGCGTGGAGCTTCCTCTGGACTCCCGCACCTTCCTCACCCGCCACAGCATGGACCTGCGCTTCACGCACTGCGAGGGAAG GGTCACAGAGTTGGTGGGATACACACCTGAGGATCTGATTGGCCGCTCGGCCTTCAAGTTCCATCACGCCCTTGATTCTGATCACATCAGCAAGAGTCTGCACACAT TGTTGTCCAAAGGTCAGGTGAGCACCAGCCGCTACCGTTTCCTAGCACGCAGGGGGGGCTTCGTCTGGGCAGAGACGCAGGGAACGGTTCTCTACAGCAGCAAGACGTCGCAGCCCGAGGCCATCGTCTGCCTCAACTTCATCCTGAG CGCCGTGGAGCAGCCAGACGTCGTTTTCTCCACGGAGCAGATCCACTGTAGGCGGGCCGAACGCCGGACCCCGGCGCCGGCGCCAGAGGGCCGTGGCGCCGCTGGCGTGTGCGACGCCGACGCGGATCAGGCCGATGATGATGCGGGTCTGGGTCCCAGCGGTGATGCGGAGGTGTTGTTCAAactgaaggagcaggaggaggttcCTCAGTTTGCTCCTGAGGCTGGAGACGTCGTGGCAACGGCAG ACCTGAGCGGCGAGCTGTCGTTCTTCGGCCTGTCGAGTCCTGACGCGGTGCCAGACCGTCCTCAGGACATGTGCACGCCACGGCTGCTGCGGCTCCTCTCGGCCATCTTCAGCTCCGCCACTCCAGCTTCATCGTCGTCATCCTCACCTCATCCCCATCCTTCT AGCGCCTGCGAGGAGGAGACGAAAGGAAAGTCCCTGAAG GACGAGGTGGATCTGGAGATGTTGGCTCCGTATATCTCTATGGACGACGACTTCCAGCTGACCTTCCTCAGCAGTTTGCCGGAGAAAccttcatcgtcttcatcgGAACCGTCGACTGCGACACAGGCGGTCACCGGGAGCAGGAAGCG GAACGGTGATCTGGATGAGGTGATGTCCCGGCTGCtcaagagacagaaacaagatgcTTCCTCCGTGGAAGAGGAACTTCTTCTCAACCACATGCTG GGACGTCCAGATGAAACCGACCAATCAGATTACGTTATGGCCCCTGGCCTGGCAGGGTTGAGTCAGCTGCTCACAGACAGAGACCCACTTTTTGGAGGCACACAGGGAGTGTGTGACGCTGCAg TTCTGATGGAGGACCTGTTCGTGCCTCGCCCACCAGGCCCGTTGgcgcctctctctcccctgtccTGA
- the LOC137901794 gene encoding WD repeat-containing protein 20-like, with protein sequence MSATRFAVYACKTKTPRNPLLRWAVGEGGLNEFAFSPDGVHVACVGQDGCLRVFHFDSMELQGVMKSYFGGLLCVSWSPDGKYLATGGEDDLVTVWSFAESRVVARGHGHKSWVNVVAFDPFTTSLEDEEPMELSGSEEDLHQGAPNNSMHFGRVRTSSTLSRLSRHSSKGGGTAAVTYRFGSVGQDTQFCLWDLTDDVLYPRLPLSRAFTNTFGPSLSNSGSGGVNSTSGGGGTGGVEGHHHPPNTNTGASNPPTLPLPLPRSLSRSNSLPHPAVANASKGQGTSEGSGGSGGGGGNSSGGNSTPFSIGRFATLSLQERKSDKSGCSGGVEKEHKRYHSLGNISKSNDKINVAPRSTRLDAAKVLGTTLCPRMHEVPLLEPLVCKKIAHERLTVLVFMDDCIITACQEGLICTWARPGKVNSTAQNGNSPSGTVV encoded by the exons ATGAGTGCTACTC GTTTTGCAGTCTATGCCTGCAAAACCAAGACACCACGCAATCCGTTGTTACGCTGGGCCGTCGGCGAGGGAGGCCTCAATGAGTTTGCGTTCTCTCCGGACGGTGTGCATGTGGCGTGTGTCGGCCAGGACGGCTGCTTGCGGGTCTTCCATTTTGACTCGATGGAGCTGCAAGGCGTGATGAAGAGCTACTTCGGCGGGCTCCTGTGCGTGTCATGGAGTCCTGATGGGAAATATCTCGCCACAGGGGGAGAGGATGACCTGGTTACTGTGTGGTCATTTGCAGAAAGCCGTGTGGTTGCTCGAGGTCACGGCCACAAGTCTTGGGTCAATGTGGTGGCGTTTGACCCCTTCACGACTTCCCTGGAAGACGAGGAACCTATGGAACTTAGTGGCAGTGAGGAGGACCTCCACCAGGGGGCACCAAATAACTCGATGCACTTCGGCCGCGTCCGAACGAGCAGTACGTTGTCTCGTCTTTCTCGCCACAGTTCTAAAGGTGGCGGTACCGCAGCCGTGACGTACCGGTTTGGCTCAGTGGGGCAGGACACCCAGTTCTGTCTGTGGGACTTGACAGACGACGTGTTATACCCACGGCTGCCACTGTCCCGTGCCTTCACTAACACTTTTGGACCCTCGCTGTCCAACTCTGGCAGTGGTGGAGTCAACAGTACTTCAGGTGGGGGAGGAACTGGCGGGGTTGAAGGACATCATCACCCACCTAACACTAACACGGGCGCCTCCAACCCGCCAACACTTCCCTTACCGCTCCCCCGCTCCCTTTCTCGCTCCAACTCACTACCCCACCCCGCTGTGGCTAATGCTTCCAAGGGTCAGGGCACTTCAGAGGGTAGCGGGGGAAGCGGCGGAGGGGGAGGGAACAGCAGCGGAGGAAACAGCACTCCATTCAGCATCGGCCGTTTTGCAACGTTGTCACTCCAGGAGCGCAAGTCGGATAAGTCCGGTTGCAGCGGCGGGGTGGAGAAGGAGCACAAGAGGTACCACAGTCTGGGCAACATAAGCAAAAGCAACGATAAGATCAATGTGGCACCGAGGAGCACCCGGCTGGACGCCGCCAAGGTCTTGGGCACGACCCTGTGTCCACGCATGCATGAGGTGCCACTGCTGGAGCCGCTGGTGTGCAAGAAGATCGCACACGAGAGGCTGACGGTGCTGGTGTTCATGGACGACTGCATCATCACAGCCTGCCAAGAGGGTCTCATCTGCACCTGGGCACGGCCGGGGAAGGTG AACTCGACAGCACAGAACGGGAACTCTCCAAGTGGCACAGTGGTATAG
- the LOC137901853 gene encoding SPARC-related modular calcium-binding protein 1-like: protein LITENMWPRGCVLDCQRGRHRAVCGSNGRLYKSLCAFQRAQCINTQLRLVPRAHCSDPSLSKCQLAQSKALEAGARNAGTHVGSAAATFVPECHPDGHFLPVQCHNQTGYCWCSTPDGKPVSGTSVLHLIPNCTDHVSEFVQITDVDSVRDKNDDPGPTLDTIRKTAALTAPPFWVTILMNSDSRANRSVRRPPDDPQTCERERTSLLSQTRSSWQDERFVPECTADGRYSPVQCHTATRYCWCVRVDSGRPLPGTSARNQIPDCTGAEKALTDRRHQEKPLPGCPGARKKKFLQSLMRALQLEAEHAGSRSANQSSLTPPASSPSPSFNTSSPASLLSSSPPPKVASSVVVAVESAGPEVVLQWHFGRLDLDSSGMLSEREARPLRQFLRRRLKPRRCAKKFAQYCDGNGDRGLTLPELRLCLDL from the exons TTGATCACAGAGAACATGTGGCCTCGCGGTTGTGTCCTGGACTGCCAGAGGGGGCGCCACAGAGCGGTGTGTGGCAGTAACGGAAGGCTTTATAAATCGCTGTGCGCTTTCCAGAGGGCGCAATGCATCAACACACAACTCCGCCTCGTTCCACGTGCACACTGTTCAG ATCCTAGTCTGTCCAAATGTCAGCTGGCCCAGTCGAAGGCACTGGAGGCCGGCGCCCGTAACGCCGGTACTCACGTTGGCTCGGCTGCAGCCACCTTTGTCCCAGAGTGTCATCCAGATGGTCACTTCCTTCCAGTGCAGTGTCACAACCAGACCGGATACTGCTGGTGCTCCACGCCTGATGGCAAGCCTGTCAGCGGCACCTCAGTCCTTCATTTGATCCCCAACTGCACCG ATCACGTCTCCGAGTTTGTTCAGATCACTGATGTCGACTCAGTCCGAG ATAAAAATGATGACCCAGGGCCTACACTGGACACAATAAGAAAAACTGCAG CGCTGACAGCTCCTCCTTTCTGGGTCACCATCCTGATGAACTCTGACTCCAGAGCAAACCGCTCGGTCAGACGACCCCCGG acgATCCTCAGACGTGTGAACGTGAGCGAACGTCGCTTCTCTCTCAGACGCGTTCGTCCTGGCAGGACGAGCGTTTCGTCCCAGAATGCACCGCGGACGGCCGCTACAGCCCGGTGCAGTGTCACACTGCTACACGCTACTGCTGGTGTGTCAGGGTGGACAGTGGTAGGCCTCTCCCAGGCACCTCTGCAAG GAATCAGATCCCAGACTGCACTGGAGCAGAGAAGGCGTTGACGGATAGGAGGCACCAGGAAAAACCGCTGCCAG GATGTCCTGGAGCTCGTAAGAAGAAGTTCCTTCAGAGTCTGATGAGAGCTCTGCAGCTGGAAGCAGAGCATGCTGGGAGTCGGAGTGCAAACCA GTCTTCCCTCACGCCACCTGCCAGCTCACCCTCTCCGTCTTTCAACACCTCAAGCCCTGCTTCATTATTGTCCTCCTCCCCACCTCCGAAAGTTGCATCCTCTGTTGTCGTGGCCGTCGAGTCCGCCGGGCCGGAGGTGGTGCTGCAGTGGCACTTTGGCCGGCTGGACTTGGACTCCAGCGGAATGCTAAGCGAGCGCGAGGCTCGACCTCTCCGCCAGTTCCTGCGACGGAGGCTGAAGCCACGACGGTGCGCCAAGAAGTTCGCTCAATACTGTGACGGGAATGGAGACAGAGGCCTGACGCTGCCGGAGCTCAGGCTGTGCCTGGACCTCTGA